From one Ignavibacteria bacterium genomic stretch:
- a CDS encoding T9SS type A sorting domain-containing protein, which produces MQRWFRLSSLLLALITALTVAHGQGYVEVRGSLPPNDIRIFVKDTIYRISGTYTIGGTLVIEPGTRVEFLPNGRLVDSTGGRIIADGRASATYNANAANALAPPYSGYADPAYFRASGVVTSTIYNEPTINPTKYNEVFLVNIGSNPYLQNMTPAMAVMYAASRLHLGGLIPAINNLPWFRETVKTPATPINVRPERITFIAGDVNNFSREWGHIVVLPGARAAFFRDVDFLNFRKDTTVDKEPYYLQNSTGNILTHEQAETANDALLRLANGSGGAITTFSVRTWVVGCNFRNNMARYNGGALQILQAPRDQYAGTNLQLWPQLTQSQIDALPKYNATTNPFITDPWTASPIDQQLTAIDLLHLSAPEPLTNVNRQSLDDARLAVYLGRIRQNRFSGNRALLSNVEEVRVGPVRFVTDVDKAATVFGNITRSQKNTAHGGAIYIAGRTHMVVGLGINDFQGKDTLECLDNYALNRQPSTPVGNQVTRGAKGGAIYIGDSTGVILAGRFTGNSTSVPYITSLSTANLATSSATYSQGGAVYAASSAEQLEIRGNLDNNPPTHFINNQSGRGGAVYVEANHDGAITPHVGGSDGIIVARNYGFNIKFRNNKATASGGAIHTGNNMYIYGAGGVSGPLWVYGTNYGVELTGNTAGFYGGGVAVDLAPGLKVERRALRFVRAHFLNNKVGDITNDRADVRGGGGLYTLNADLNLVKAVEFRGNTAYNGNGGGIAVVTPDTLARRRFMLTDLDNVSFAPNGVVLGYTPNMDVFTYSTNSTNAPRPDERMLTRFYDNVAYPNMQRMGNGVTQIGSAQTTHPGTNLRENGTGLGGAIYIADSIRIRVDTFGFDRVRFQGNSAYSGAAIYSDNYDLKLAMLRCLVTNNTATSEIGRHSDTISGPMVATDNPASSDLAGAILYGEMVGPLPWSTYSWAANSIYDNDARFIIRLPDAQDTKGVLAGTTGLGFGGVDTLRGNYWGRTEANVNTILPLSNNNTFNRTQETFFIAGNGETHLQFVRGGTGTQQGPFESEYRIHYQPIPIWTIPDTLLMAGRIYDIFDKGTDIKTADYGKRRMSPIEDFAVGIPPVLKRYTDPTQPSYNKYVKRMTRCPYDADKYPFIAAVQTEFVGDHPIGYPVFLEARADYDQTAEISNNDPRGVNESVFFVINERTGDYIRINMRQRGVTDSVFRAARVELVPDSTNGDDPNYRRANEGLASFGVGAVLLNILRHNPVAEDSSALQGRVWDGSTALGQLGGANFRLANRPTLPTSNNGKETYYGGERFRALPVRNGDNVSVVSRTVLWKEGVSAALDGALTFTVNNQTEPPLYTGSGDTLRNSPYIHPEMRNRVFVTENRLYTPITSRNSPRPGGGSWFNEPEFYPADSANRPIGNRYESPDIYERDSIFATTAVDINKFYDPRVILDPTFGSELSYFWSIVDQGSALRYWLRDTLVKKSDANSTSWEARGFRFFRGRPINPYIVPGGETVEVVAKNFPPSLEVVDSLRAAGIGQDTISKWLYLYPSYFHAQKYDNNALPLDQRDPTNTNARYLQQDTVNFGWLDTNAYRFRIHVVDSLPRFLWVHKTGLAGPQYTRMQTGNSTIVLDPTTTDTNTYQAGIFRDTLYMPVTESRVGRKLQPLNAIVREVYNDPNLAPLPVQNDTLDVHFVANLTDSLRFRLDVNTDDEFEDAAAVDGSRYVVQQYGPWDFKYGKTAYGYQSIAIRNSPADTTLDEVVMARPQWMSNTFMRKYADPATPDVFAEDFTSAGKIDIRIDGNQARQLLRPTNFDNGGNPWHDDLNTDSLVSIVVNDGHGGINTLTRRVFVNVQPKIVTTNLEDAIEDLDYNIELLDSSRRIKVFDPNWGQSHTFELIYQDDQRDSIAIDPYFHEAGFIVLDSTRKTTPKWLKINDVSGLLYGTARVTDLPFEDTTVQVTVLVRDAGYLSDITTIDLRVQAVNHRPDLFSSPILKCVDLGKAYEDTVYVTDLDLKRKQADNEQLSFEVLEPLSSTWTFTPSTLSSPVADTQKVVISTTALNGTPVNGRITIKIRVTDSHGAADTLVYNVAVSDETRFTANVKVRNNLGAFQNLVFGLGGANPATRGDEDGSFGQLDSNYCEYELPPVPYIDVFDARWTVPNRNGILRNIFPFSSTPGEAVYRARFQAGGETGSSSAYFPVTISWCRDEIPATDATNPGSYWIRDDISNGALFNFNMKTGEGRSAADILHKEGQCDTLVISRTSIGGFIIVYDYTTGVETDDMTISNILTVTSAKPNPFVSETSISFNVPVASHLTVEVFDAVGSHVATLANQMFTAGQHSIDWDGTASGAAVANGMYTVRISDGTKSATYQVVIMR; this is translated from the coding sequence ATGCAACGTTGGTTTCGACTAAGCAGCTTGCTGCTAGCGCTGATAACCGCACTCACAGTAGCCCACGGACAAGGGTATGTTGAGGTTCGCGGTAGTCTGCCGCCAAACGATATAAGGATATTTGTAAAGGATACCATTTATCGTATTAGCGGTACGTACACGATCGGCGGCACGCTGGTCATTGAACCCGGAACTCGAGTCGAGTTCCTACCAAACGGTCGACTGGTCGACTCGACTGGTGGTAGGATTATAGCGGATGGTCGGGCATCGGCAACATATAATGCGAATGCGGCGAATGCCTTAGCACCGCCATATTCAGGGTATGCCGATCCGGCGTATTTCCGCGCTTCCGGCGTGGTGACGTCGACGATCTACAACGAACCCACTATTAACCCAACGAAATACAATGAAGTATTTCTGGTAAATATTGGTTCTAACCCATACCTGCAGAACATGACGCCAGCCATGGCGGTTATGTATGCTGCGTCAAGGTTGCACCTGGGAGGTTTAATTCCTGCCATTAACAACCTGCCCTGGTTTAGGGAAACCGTAAAAACTCCAGCTACGCCAATCAATGTGCGCCCAGAGAGAATCACCTTCATTGCTGGTGACGTAAACAACTTCTCTCGCGAATGGGGTCACATAGTTGTTTTACCAGGTGCTCGTGCGGCATTTTTCCGGGACGTAGACTTCCTTAACTTCAGGAAGGACACGACAGTTGACAAGGAACCGTACTATCTTCAGAACTCAACGGGTAATATTTTAACTCATGAGCAAGCTGAAACAGCAAACGATGCTCTCTTGCGTTTAGCAAACGGTAGTGGTGGTGCAATCACCACGTTCTCCGTTCGTACCTGGGTTGTAGGCTGTAACTTCAGAAACAACATGGCCCGCTACAACGGTGGTGCCTTGCAAATTCTTCAGGCACCCCGTGACCAGTATGCAGGAACAAACCTTCAGCTGTGGCCACAATTAACGCAGAGTCAGATTGATGCATTACCAAAGTATAATGCAACAACAAATCCATTTATTACTGATCCGTGGACAGCAAGCCCAATCGATCAGCAATTAACAGCCATTGACCTGTTACACCTTTCAGCACCAGAACCACTTACCAACGTGAACAGGCAGTCGCTCGACGACGCGCGTCTTGCCGTTTACTTAGGCCGGATTCGTCAGAACCGATTCTCCGGAAACCGTGCTCTTCTTTCTAATGTTGAAGAAGTTCGTGTTGGTCCGGTGCGGTTTGTAACAGATGTTGATAAAGCAGCAACAGTCTTTGGTAACATCACACGTTCGCAAAAGAACACTGCTCACGGTGGTGCTATTTATATAGCTGGCCGTACGCACATGGTAGTTGGTCTTGGTATAAACGACTTCCAAGGTAAGGATACACTCGAGTGTCTGGACAACTACGCTCTTAACCGTCAACCATCGACGCCGGTAGGCAACCAGGTTACAAGAGGTGCCAAGGGTGGTGCAATTTACATTGGCGACTCAACGGGTGTGATTCTTGCAGGACGATTCACCGGCAACTCAACAAGTGTGCCGTACATTACTAGTCTGAGTACAGCTAACCTTGCCACATCAAGTGCTACCTACTCACAGGGTGGTGCGGTATATGCGGCCAGCTCAGCTGAACAACTGGAAATTCGCGGCAACCTGGACAATAATCCTCCAACACACTTCATTAATAATCAGTCCGGACGTGGTGGTGCCGTTTACGTTGAAGCAAACCACGATGGTGCCATTACCCCTCACGTAGGAGGTTCAGATGGCATTATCGTTGCCCGCAACTACGGCTTTAACATCAAATTCCGAAACAACAAGGCAACGGCTTCAGGTGGTGCTATTCATACCGGTAACAACATGTATATCTACGGTGCCGGTGGTGTTAGCGGTCCACTCTGGGTGTATGGTACGAACTACGGTGTAGAATTAACTGGCAACACAGCCGGATTCTACGGTGGTGGTGTAGCTGTTGACTTAGCACCAGGACTTAAGGTAGAACGTCGTGCACTTCGCTTTGTTCGTGCTCACTTCTTAAATAACAAGGTTGGCGATATCACAAACGATCGCGCTGATGTTCGTGGTGGTGGTGGTTTATACACCCTGAATGCCGACCTCAATCTTGTGAAGGCCGTTGAATTTCGTGGTAACACAGCATATAATGGCAACGGTGGTGGTATCGCAGTGGTTACACCTGATACACTTGCTCGTCGTCGCTTCATGCTGACAGACCTTGACAACGTATCATTTGCACCTAACGGCGTCGTACTTGGCTATACTCCCAATATGGATGTATTTACCTATAGCACTAATAGTACAAATGCTCCTCGTCCCGATGAACGCATGCTCACCAGATTCTACGACAACGTAGCCTATCCGAACATGCAGCGCATGGGTAATGGTGTCACACAAATTGGATCAGCTCAAACAACACATCCTGGTACAAACCTTCGTGAAAACGGTACAGGTCTAGGTGGAGCTATCTACATTGCAGACTCAATTAGAATTCGTGTAGATACTTTCGGTTTTGACCGCGTTCGGTTCCAAGGGAACAGCGCATACAGTGGTGCTGCAATTTACTCCGATAACTACGACTTAAAACTTGCAATGTTGCGCTGCTTGGTAACAAACAACACAGCAACATCCGAAATTGGTCGTCACAGTGATACTATTTCCGGTCCAATGGTTGCAACAGATAATCCTGCTTCAAGTGACCTTGCCGGTGCTATTCTTTATGGCGAAATGGTTGGTCCGCTTCCCTGGTCAACATACAGCTGGGCAGCAAACTCCATTTATGACAACGATGCAAGATTCATTATACGGTTACCCGACGCGCAGGACACAAAGGGTGTGCTTGCTGGTACAACCGGTCTTGGATTTGGTGGTGTTGATACACTTCGCGGCAACTATTGGGGCCGTACAGAAGCCAACGTTAACACAATCCTACCATTGTCTAACAACAACACATTCAATAGAACTCAGGAAACATTCTTTATTGCTGGCAACGGTGAAACCCATCTACAGTTTGTTCGCGGTGGAACCGGTACCCAACAAGGACCATTCGAGTCAGAATATCGTATTCACTATCAACCAATTCCAATCTGGACAATTCCAGATACGCTCTTAATGGCTGGTAGAATTTATGACATTTTTGATAAGGGTACAGACATTAAAACTGCTGACTACGGTAAGCGCCGTATGTCACCAATCGAAGACTTTGCTGTTGGTATTCCGCCGGTCCTGAAACGCTATACGGATCCAACTCAGCCGTCGTACAACAAGTATGTTAAGAGAATGACGCGTTGTCCGTACGATGCTGATAAGTATCCATTTATTGCTGCAGTGCAAACTGAATTTGTTGGTGATCATCCTATTGGCTACCCTGTCTTCCTTGAAGCTCGTGCCGATTATGATCAAACAGCAGAAATCAGCAATAACGACCCTAGAGGTGTTAATGAGTCAGTATTCTTCGTTATTAACGAACGTACAGGTGACTACATTCGCATTAATATGCGTCAGCGTGGCGTAACAGATTCAGTCTTCCGTGCTGCTCGCGTGGAACTGGTTCCTGACTCCACAAATGGTGACGATCCAAACTACCGGCGTGCTAATGAAGGCTTGGCATCATTCGGTGTTGGCGCAGTGCTCCTGAATATCCTGCGTCACAACCCGGTTGCCGAAGACTCATCTGCACTGCAAGGACGCGTTTGGGACGGTAGTACTGCATTAGGTCAGCTTGGTGGTGCAAACTTCCGCCTTGCCAACCGTCCTACATTACCAACCTCAAACAATGGTAAGGAAACATATTATGGTGGTGAACGCTTCCGCGCATTACCTGTCCGCAACGGGGATAACGTATCCGTAGTTTCTCGGACAGTCCTATGGAAAGAAGGCGTATCTGCAGCTCTTGATGGCGCTCTTACATTCACAGTTAACAATCAAACAGAGCCGCCGCTCTACACAGGATCGGGCGATACACTTCGTAACTCTCCGTATATCCATCCGGAAATGCGTAATCGTGTATTTGTTACTGAAAACCGCCTGTATACACCAATTACATCGCGCAACTCACCGCGACCAGGTGGTGGAAGCTGGTTTAATGAACCGGAATTCTATCCCGCCGACTCAGCAAACAGACCAATTGGTAATCGCTATGAATCTCCGGACATTTACGAACGCGACTCAATCTTTGCAACTACAGCAGTTGATATCAACAAGTTCTATGATCCGCGTGTAATTCTTGATCCAACCTTTGGATCTGAGCTCTCGTACTTCTGGTCGATCGTTGATCAGGGTTCAGCCCTCCGTTATTGGCTTCGAGACACCCTTGTTAAGAAGTCCGATGCTAACAGCACAAGCTGGGAAGCACGTGGATTCCGCTTCTTCCGCGGTCGTCCGATTAACCCGTACATCGTACCGGGTGGTGAAACAGTCGAAGTTGTAGCAAAGAACTTCCCGCCATCGCTTGAAGTGGTTGATTCACTTAGAGCAGCAGGAATTGGCCAAGATACAATTTCAAAGTGGTTATACCTCTATCCGTCATATTTCCATGCACAGAAATACGACAACAACGCACTGCCACTTGATCAGCGTGATCCAACGAATACAAATGCCCGTTATTTACAGCAAGATACTGTCAACTTTGGCTGGCTTGATACAAATGCCTATCGGTTCAGGATCCATGTTGTTGACAGCTTACCTCGCTTCCTGTGGGTACACAAAACCGGCCTTGCCGGCCCGCAGTACACCAGAATGCAAACTGGTAACTCAACAATTGTTCTTGACCCAACAACAACTGACACAAACACGTATCAGGCAGGTATTTTCCGGGATACCCTCTACATGCCTGTAACCGAGTCAAGAGTAGGTCGTAAGCTTCAACCATTGAATGCTATCGTCAGGGAAGTATACAACGACCCGAACCTTGCTCCGTTGCCGGTACAAAACGATACGCTGGACGTCCACTTTGTTGCTAACCTTACTGACTCATTACGCTTCAGACTCGACGTTAACACTGACGACGAATTTGAGGATGCAGCAGCTGTTGACGGCTCACGCTACGTAGTTCAGCAGTACGGTCCTTGGGACTTTAAGTACGGCAAAACAGCATATGGTTATCAATCAATTGCAATTCGTAACTCCCCGGCAGATACAACGCTGGATGAGGTCGTGATGGCTCGTCCGCAGTGGATGTCTAATACATTCATGCGCAAGTATGCCGACCCCGCTACCCCGGACGTATTTGCAGAAGATTTTACAAGTGCAGGGAAGATCGATATTCGTATCGATGGTAACCAAGCACGCCAACTGTTGCGTCCAACCAATTTTGATAACGGTGGTAACCCGTGGCACGATGACTTGAACACTGACTCGCTGGTTTCGATCGTTGTCAATGACGGTCATGGTGGTATTAACACACTAACCCGTAGAGTGTTTGTTAACGTTCAACCAAAGATTGTTACGACAAATCTCGAAGACGCAATTGAAGACCTCGACTACAACATCGAGTTACTTGACTCTTCACGTCGTATCAAGGTATTTGATCCGAACTGGGGTCAATCACACACGTTTGAGCTTATTTATCAAGATGATCAACGTGACTCGATTGCAATAGACCCGTACTTCCACGAAGCTGGCTTCATCGTTCTTGACAGCACACGTAAGACTACACCAAAGTGGCTCAAGATCAATGACGTAAGCGGCCTCCTCTACGGAACGGCACGAGTAACAGACCTCCCGTTTGAGGACACAACTGTTCAGGTTACTGTTCTTGTTCGTGACGCTGGATATTTAAGTGACATCACTACAATTGACCTGCGCGTTCAAGCTGTTAATCACCGTCCTGACCTCTTCTCATCACCGATCTTAAAGTGTGTTGACCTTGGAAAGGCTTACGAAGACACAGTGTACGTAACGGATCTTGACCTGAAGCGTAAGCAGGCCGATAACGAACAACTTTCGTTCGAGGTACTCGAACCACTGAGCAGCACCTGGACCTTTACGCCGAGCACACTCAGTAGTCCTGTTGCAGATACTCAAAAGGTCGTGATATCGACAACAGCATTGAATGGAACACCTGTAAATGGTCGGATTACGATTAAAATTCGCGTTACCGACTCGCATGGTGCTGCAGATACGCTTGTTTATAATGTTGCTGTTTCCGATGAAACACGATTTACAGCCAACGTGAAGGTCCGCAACAATCTTGGTGCATTCCAGAACCTTGTATTTGGACTTGGTGGCGCCAACCCGGCTACACGTGGTGACGAAGATGGCTCGTTTGGTCAACTCGACTCGAACTACTGCGAATACGAATTACCACCGGTACCATACATCGACGTATTTGATGCTCGCTGGACGGTTCCGAACAGAAATGGTATTCTCCGTAACATCTTCCCATTCAGCTCTACGCCTGGCGAAGCAGTATATCGTGCTCGCTTCCAAGCAGGTGGTGAAACAGGATCAAGCTCTGCATACTTCCCGGTAACAATTTCATGGTGTCGCGACGAGATCCCGGCAACAGACGCTACCAATCCTGGCAGTTACTGGATTCGTGACGATATCTCGAATGGTGCTCTCTTTAACTTCAACATGAAGACTGGCGAGGGCCGTTCGGCAGCTGACATTCTTCATAAAGAAGGTCAGTGCGATACGCTCGTCATCAGCCGTACATCGATTGGTGGATTCATAATCGTTTATGACTACACAACCGGTGTAGAAACAGACGATATGACAATCTCCAATATCCTGACTGTAACAAGTGCAAAACCAAATCCGTTTGTATCCGAAACATCGATATCCTTTAACGTACCGGTGGCTTCTCACCTGACGGTTGAAGTATTTGATGCAGTCGGCTCACACGTGGCTACACTTGCAAACCAGATGTTTACAGCGGGTCAGCACTCAATTGATTGGGATGGTACCGCAAGTGGTGCTGCTGTAGCCAACGGAATGTACACTGTACGTATCTCCGATGGAACAAAGTCTGCTACGTACCAAGTTGTAATCATGCGCTAA
- a CDS encoding tetratricopeptide repeat protein: protein MTEDIIEQQPAQKESLNQPAWLTAAQKQWKLYAGIALVLTLIIGGFWWYRSQEDAKNIEALTQLSRIRSTFDAGNFEAALTADSIAPVGENKVLGLLEISQNYEGTHGGAVSALMAGNALTGLGRYDEARDQFNRALSDDAVVIQVGAMQGLAACLESSGKYAEAADMYEKAAQTGVETPFEPQNLFFAALCYEKTGNKEKAGSIFTTVAKKFETSAIATDAKVGLARLGMAID from the coding sequence ATGACAGAAGATATAATAGAGCAGCAACCTGCACAAAAAGAATCGTTGAACCAGCCTGCGTGGCTTACTGCAGCGCAAAAGCAGTGGAAGCTGTATGCAGGCATTGCCTTAGTATTAACGCTGATCATTGGTGGTTTTTGGTGGTATCGCAGTCAGGAAGATGCCAAGAACATCGAAGCGCTTACCCAACTTTCCAGAATTAGGTCCACATTTGATGCCGGAAACTTTGAAGCTGCACTTACGGCTGACAGTATTGCTCCGGTTGGCGAGAATAAAGTTTTAGGCCTTCTCGAGATAAGCCAGAATTATGAAGGAACCCACGGTGGCGCCGTATCGGCTCTGATGGCAGGTAACGCTCTTACCGGCCTTGGAAGGTACGATGAAGCCAGAGACCAATTTAACAGGGCACTTTCTGACGATGCAGTTGTCATCCAAGTTGGTGCAATGCAAGGACTTGCCGCCTGCTTGGAAAGCAGTGGCAAATACGCAGAAGCAGCAGACATGTACGAAAAAGCAGCTCAAACCGGCGTTGAAACACCATTTGAGCCGCAAAATCTGTTTTTTGCTGCGTTATGCTACGAAAAAACAGGTAACAAGGAAAAAGCCGGATCAATATTTACCACAGTAGCCAAAAAGTTTGAAACATCCGCTATTGCTACTGATGCTAAAGTTGGTTTAGCCAGGCTTGGCATGGCAATTGATTAG
- a CDS encoding 2-oxoisovalerate dehydrogenase, whose amino-acid sequence MTVKAKSPKQQLDSGDASSPKLFNITGFDKKTLLEWYRIQHLGRRLDEKAANYLKMAKGWSYHAPFAGHDGIQLALGKIFRPNVDFLFPYYRDMLTSLAAGVTVEEIIANGLSKDADIAGGGRHMSNHFAKSSIGIQNTSSCTGNHSQHAAGTARAIKKYKGSEVVYCSTGDSTTSEGYYYEAVNGADREKLPVIFVIQNNKYGISVPVHEQTSNTDVCDNFSGFPNLKIIKCDGRNPMDSWRALEEAREYVLSGAGPAMVHADCDRIGSHSNSDNHELYRPEEDFTAMAQRDPLPRMRATLLAAGIATEAQLSAIEDENKKAIFAAADAVEPLPDPDPQSYSEFVLPDPIIGLDDQSEFTIKPAPDAQLLTLREAINTALHEEFRRNPNTFLFGQDVASFKKQGIFNVCKGMLDEFGNDRVFNAPIAEDFIVGTANGMTRYRDDIRVVVEGAEFADYFWPAMEQLIECTHDYWRTRGQFSPAVVIRLASGGYIQGGLYHSQNLDATFTTLPGLRVVMPAFADDAIGLMRTAIRSRGTTMYLEPKFLYNYRPTSAQLPPEGYMIPFGRARVRREGTHATIVTWGNAVHLSLQAADILAAEGISLEVIDLRSLAPWDQEMVCEHVKNTGRCLVAHEDKVVGGFGGEVAATVTDQLFKYLDAPVKRVGSKFTPVGFAKNLEKAILLSVDDILTEARALVAF is encoded by the coding sequence ATGACTGTGAAGGCTAAATCGCCCAAACAGCAATTGGATTCCGGGGATGCATCATCCCCAAAGCTGTTCAACATTACCGGATTTGACAAAAAAACTCTGCTGGAATGGTATAGAATTCAGCATTTGGGCAGACGCTTAGATGAAAAAGCTGCCAACTATCTGAAAATGGCCAAAGGATGGTCGTATCACGCCCCGTTCGCCGGACATGACGGAATACAGTTGGCATTGGGTAAGATTTTCCGACCCAACGTGGACTTTCTCTTTCCCTATTATCGTGACATGCTGACTTCTCTGGCTGCCGGAGTCACCGTTGAAGAAATCATTGCCAACGGCCTTAGCAAGGATGCAGATATTGCCGGTGGCGGTAGGCATATGAGTAACCATTTTGCTAAAAGCTCTATCGGAATTCAGAACACCTCGTCATGCACAGGAAACCATTCGCAGCATGCAGCAGGTACGGCCAGGGCCATTAAAAAGTATAAAGGCAGCGAAGTAGTATACTGTTCAACAGGTGACAGTACAACATCAGAAGGATATTACTACGAAGCAGTCAATGGCGCAGACCGTGAAAAGCTACCCGTAATCTTCGTTATTCAAAACAACAAGTATGGGATTTCAGTACCGGTTCATGAACAAACCAGTAACACGGATGTTTGCGACAACTTTTCAGGGTTCCCTAATCTGAAGATTATCAAGTGTGACGGCAGAAACCCCATGGACAGTTGGCGTGCTCTTGAAGAAGCTCGGGAATATGTACTGTCGGGTGCAGGACCCGCCATGGTGCATGCAGACTGTGATCGCATTGGAAGTCACAGTAACAGTGATAACCATGAACTGTACCGGCCAGAAGAAGATTTTACGGCCATGGCTCAGCGTGACCCGCTTCCTCGTATGCGTGCAACACTGCTTGCGGCCGGAATAGCAACCGAAGCTCAACTCTCGGCCATCGAGGACGAGAACAAGAAAGCGATTTTTGCTGCTGCAGATGCAGTTGAGCCCCTTCCCGACCCTGATCCACAAAGCTATTCTGAATTTGTTCTTCCAGACCCGATAATCGGACTTGATGATCAGAGTGAATTTACAATAAAACCTGCACCGGATGCACAATTACTTACACTACGTGAAGCCATTAATACTGCTCTTCACGAAGAATTCCGCCGGAACCCAAATACATTTTTATTTGGCCAGGACGTAGCATCATTTAAAAAGCAAGGCATATTTAACGTCTGCAAAGGCATGCTTGATGAATTCGGCAACGACCGGGTTTTTAATGCACCCATTGCCGAAGATTTTATTGTGGGTACTGCAAACGGTATGACGCGATACCGCGACGATATCCGTGTTGTTGTAGAAGGTGCTGAATTTGCCGATTACTTCTGGCCGGCAATGGAACAGCTCATCGAGTGTACGCATGACTACTGGCGTACCCGCGGCCAGTTTTCACCCGCAGTGGTAATCAGGCTTGCATCAGGGGGATACATCCAGGGTGGACTTTATCATTCACAAAACCTGGATGCCACCTTCACCACCTTACCCGGATTACGTGTTGTAATGCCAGCATTTGCTGATGATGCAATCGGACTAATGCGAACAGCCATTCGTTCCCGGGGTACAACAATGTACCTGGAACCCAAATTTCTCTACAATTACCGCCCAACATCGGCTCAGCTTCCACCGGAGGGCTATATGATACCCTTTGGCAGAGCCCGCGTGCGCCGTGAAGGAACACATGCCACTATTGTTACCTGGGGCAACGCTGTCCACCTGAGCCTACAGGCAGCCGACATCCTTGCTGCCGAAGGGATCAGCCTTGAAGTAATTGACCTGCGCTCACTGGCACCCTGGGATCAGGAAATGGTCTGTGAGCACGTAAAAAATACAGGTCGATGTCTGGTAGCTCATGAAGACAAGGTGGTAGGGGGCTTCGGCGGCGAAGTTGCCGCAACGGTTACCGACCAGCTGTTTAAATATCTGGATGCTCCGGTTAAAAGAGTAGGCAGCAAGTTCACACCGGTAGGCTTTGCAAAAAACCTTGAAAAAGCTATTCTGCTTTCTGTTGATGATATTCTGACTGAAGCCAGGGCACTTGTAGCATTCTAA
- a CDS encoding branched-chain amino acid transaminase, with protein MPITPTKTIWKNGTFIPFKNATVHVLSHALHYGSSWFEGIRAYETDRGIAIFRLTEHMQRFHKSLKIYRSHLPYSSDELVIATCELLRRNSLGTCYIRPFAFRGFGDMGVYGLRNPLEVCIAAWQWGAYLGDNTAESGVDVCVSSWNRISPNTLPSISKAGGNYMNSQLVKMEAVENGYAEGITLDAYGHVAEGSGENVFVVMNREIITPPAGHSLLPGITRDSVITLARDLGYRVSERNISRAMLYTADEMFLTGTAVEITPVRSVDRIPVGSGKVGPITRSVQKAFGTIITTGNDTHDWLTFVDDVPYKKTSKTRTKEKKQH; from the coding sequence ATGCCCATAACGCCGACAAAAACAATCTGGAAAAATGGAACATTCATTCCTTTTAAGAATGCTACAGTTCACGTGTTATCGCATGCATTACATTATGGATCATCGTGGTTCGAGGGTATTAGGGCATACGAGACTGATCGCGGAATTGCTATCTTTCGGCTGACAGAGCACATGCAGCGATTTCACAAGTCATTGAAAATATATCGATCCCACCTTCCCTATTCCTCAGATGAGCTTGTAATAGCTACTTGTGAACTGTTACGCAGAAACAGTTTGGGAACCTGTTACATTCGTCCCTTTGCCTTTCGGGGATTTGGAGACATGGGCGTTTACGGACTCCGTAATCCTCTGGAGGTTTGCATAGCCGCATGGCAGTGGGGGGCCTATCTTGGTGATAATACAGCAGAATCGGGCGTTGATGTTTGCGTATCGTCATGGAATCGTATAAGCCCGAACACGCTTCCCAGTATTTCGAAGGCCGGTGGCAATTATATGAACTCGCAGCTGGTTAAGATGGAAGCTGTAGAAAATGGTTATGCCGAAGGAATAACGCTTGACGCATACGGACATGTAGCGGAGGGCAGCGGAGAAAACGTCTTCGTGGTGATGAATCGGGAGATTATTACGCCGCCGGCCGGACATTCGCTGCTTCCAGGGATTACTCGCGACAGTGTGATAACGCTGGCCAGGGATCTTGGGTATCGAGTATCTGAACGCAACATCTCTCGAGCTATGCTTTATACAGCAGATGAGATGTTCCTGACCGGTACTGCTGTCGAGATTACACCAGTCAGATCAGTCGACCGAATTCCGGTAGGCTCAGGCAAGGTTGGACCAATTACCCGGTCAGTTCAAAAAGCATTTGGAACTATTATTACAACAGGCAACGACACCCATGACTGGCTAACATTTGTTGATGATGTTCCATATAAGAAAACATCGAAAACACGCACCAAGGAAAAGAAACAACATTGA